One window of Mucilaginibacter inviolabilis genomic DNA carries:
- a CDS encoding CHC2 zinc finger domain-containing protein produces MSAEETYSRTGADLVSIASKYILLVESRRNLKGRCPFHADQGTSFMLSPEKNIFKCFGCGKDGGPIEFIMYMEGKSREEAIAQLIGSGN; encoded by the coding sequence ATGTCTGCTGAAGAAACTTATTCCCGAACCGGGGCCGACCTGGTCAGCATTGCTTCCAAATATATTTTGCTTGTAGAAAGCCGCAGAAATTTAAAAGGCCGCTGCCCCTTCCATGCAGATCAGGGAACCTCATTTATGTTATCGCCCGAAAAAAATATCTTCAAATGTTTTGGCTGCGGCAAAGACGGCGGCCCCATCGAGTTTATCATGTATATGGAGGGCAAAAGCCGAGAAGAAGCTATCGCGCAGCTGATAGGATCAGGAAATTAA
- a CDS encoding glycoside hydrolase family 35 protein — translation MLLRNKLHALCSGILMLIALYTHAQTQHSFALSDTAFMLDGKPFQMISGEMHYPRVPREAWRARMKMAKAMGLNTIGTYVFWNLHEPQKGEFDFSGNNDVAEFVKMAQQEGLWVILRPSPYVCAEWEFGGYPYWLQNEKGLVVRSKEEQYLKEYEKYIKEVGKQLAPLQINHGGNILMVQIENEYGSYGSDKEYLQINQKLFKEAGFNGLLYTCDPAPDLVNGHLPGLLPAINGVDDPAKVKKIINENHGGKGPYYIAEWYPAWFDWWGTKHHTVPAEQYSGRLDSVLAAGISINMYMFHGGTTRAFMNGANFKDETPYEPQISSYDYDAPLDEAGNATPKFMAFRSVIEKHLPTGVHLPPVPVAKPAVQIPAIKLTQSASILQNLPIAKTSPKPLTFEDLNQDYGFVLYRTTVKGGISGLLKLQRLRDYAIVMVNGKTIGTLDRRLKQDSLPVTLPAGNVTLDILVENMGRINFGKYLLQNKKGITEKVLFNQKELTGWKMYGLPFKNLNGLKYQPVAYKGTAPVIEKGSFNLNKVADTYLDMRKWGKGLVWVNGHNLGKYWNVGPQQTLYLPAEWLKKGQNEVEVLELLKPEQTLLQTSEKPILDQL, via the coding sequence ATGCTTTTAAGAAATAAGTTACACGCCCTGTGTTCCGGTATTTTAATGCTGATAGCTTTATATACCCATGCACAAACTCAGCATTCCTTTGCTTTATCTGATACTGCCTTTATGCTGGATGGTAAACCATTCCAAATGATCAGCGGCGAAATGCATTATCCCCGGGTACCTCGTGAAGCCTGGCGTGCCCGGATGAAAATGGCAAAGGCGATGGGCCTAAATACCATTGGCACCTATGTTTTCTGGAACCTGCACGAACCACAGAAAGGCGAGTTTGATTTCAGCGGAAATAACGATGTGGCCGAGTTTGTAAAAATGGCACAACAGGAGGGGCTTTGGGTGATCCTAAGACCAAGTCCGTACGTTTGTGCCGAATGGGAGTTTGGTGGTTATCCTTATTGGTTGCAAAACGAAAAGGGTCTGGTTGTTCGCAGCAAAGAAGAGCAATATTTGAAAGAGTATGAAAAATATATCAAAGAAGTAGGCAAACAGCTGGCACCACTGCAAATCAATCATGGCGGTAATATCCTCATGGTGCAAATAGAAAATGAGTATGGATCATACGGTAGCGATAAAGAATACCTGCAGATCAATCAAAAGCTATTTAAAGAAGCTGGTTTTAATGGCTTGCTTTATACCTGTGATCCTGCGCCCGATCTGGTAAACGGGCATTTGCCGGGATTGTTACCAGCGATAAATGGCGTGGATGATCCCGCGAAAGTAAAAAAGATCATCAACGAAAATCATGGAGGCAAAGGGCCTTACTATATAGCCGAATGGTACCCGGCTTGGTTTGATTGGTGGGGTACAAAGCATCATACTGTACCCGCGGAACAATATAGCGGCCGGCTCGACTCCGTATTAGCTGCCGGTATTTCCATCAATATGTATATGTTTCATGGTGGTACTACCCGCGCATTTATGAACGGGGCCAATTTTAAAGACGAAACACCCTACGAGCCACAGATAAGCAGCTATGATTATGACGCCCCCTTAGATGAAGCTGGTAATGCTACACCCAAATTTATGGCATTTAGAAGTGTGATCGAAAAGCATTTGCCGACAGGTGTGCATTTGCCGCCGGTTCCGGTTGCTAAACCCGCTGTGCAGATCCCGGCCATAAAGCTTACCCAGTCGGCAAGCATACTGCAGAATTTGCCGATAGCTAAGACTAGCCCCAAGCCGCTTACGTTTGAGGATTTGAACCAGGACTATGGGTTTGTATTATATCGGACTACTGTAAAAGGAGGCATAAGTGGTTTGCTGAAATTACAGAGGTTAAGGGATTATGCCATTGTTATGGTTAACGGGAAAACTATCGGCACACTTGATCGCCGTTTAAAACAGGATAGCTTACCGGTTACCTTGCCTGCCGGTAATGTGACGCTGGATATATTGGTTGAAAATATGGGCCGGATTAATTTTGGCAAATATCTTTTACAAAATAAAAAGGGTATTACAGAAAAGGTGTTATTTAACCAGAAAGAGCTTACTGGCTGGAAAATGTATGGTTTGCCTTTCAAAAATCTGAACGGTTTAAAATATCAGCCGGTAGCTTACAAAGGTACGGCACCAGTAATTGAAAAAGGATCATTTAATTTGAATAAGGTTGCCGATACCTACCTGGATATGCGCAAATGGGGTAAGGGCCTGGTATGGGTAAATGGTCATAACTTAGGTAAATATTGGAACGTTGGGCCGCAGCAAACATTATATTTACCTGCGGAGTGGTTAAAAAAGGGACAAAATGAGGTAGAGGTTTTAGAACTGCTTAAGCCAGAACAAACTCTTTTACAAACATCCGAAAAACCTATTTTAGATCAGTTATAG
- the rhaM gene encoding L-rhamnose mutarotase, which produces MQRVAFKMHLLPGKTQEYKTRHDQIWPELVTLLKQSGIGDYYIYLDEETNMLFGTYLTTDLNTINKLPESPVMQKWWQYMADIMESNSDHSPKSAPLQEMFYLA; this is translated from the coding sequence ATGCAAAGAGTCGCTTTTAAGATGCATCTTTTACCTGGTAAAACACAGGAATATAAAACGCGGCACGATCAGATATGGCCCGAACTGGTTACTCTGTTAAAACAAAGTGGTATCGGCGACTATTACATTTACCTGGACGAGGAAACAAATATGCTTTTTGGCACTTATCTGACGACTGATTTAAATACTATTAATAAACTTCCGGAAAGCCCGGTGATGCAAAAATGGTGGCAATATATGGCTGATATCATGGAAAGTAACAGCGATCATTCGCCCAAAAGCGCCCCATTACAGGAAATGTTTTATTTGGCTTGA
- the araA gene encoding L-arabinose isomerase has translation MIDLKTFEVWFVTGSQDLYGEETLKLVAEHSQKITAGLHSSDKIPVRVVYKPVVKSTDEIYTTLQQANVAENCIGVITWMHTFSPAKMWIRGLSILKKPLLHLHTQYNRDIPWSSIDMDFMNLNQSAHGDREFGFMVSRMRINRKVVVGHWQDPEVLAQIDAWTRAAAGWYDWQGAKFVRFGDNMRFVAVTDGDKVEAELKFGFSVNTYGIGDLVAVINSISDTDINTLTEEYEATYTMDASLKKGGDKYSSIYEAARIELGLRKFLVDGGFKGFSDTFEDLHGMVQLPGIAAQRLMADGYGFAGEGDWKTAALVRAFKVMGAGLKGGNAFMEDYTYHFDPNNALVLGSHMLEVDASLANGKVTLEVHPLGIGGKADPARLVFNVAGGPALNAALVDMGNRFRLLINEVEAVEPVNDLPKLPVARVLWKPYPDMRTGCAAWIYAGGAHHTAYSQNLTAEHLQDFADMAGIEFLRIGKDTRIDQFRNEIRWNEVAYK, from the coding sequence ATGATCGACCTGAAAACATTTGAAGTTTGGTTCGTTACCGGGAGCCAGGATCTTTACGGTGAAGAAACATTAAAACTGGTTGCCGAACACTCGCAAAAGATCACCGCTGGGCTCCATAGCTCCGATAAAATTCCTGTACGCGTAGTTTATAAACCCGTTGTAAAAAGCACAGATGAAATATATACCACGCTGCAACAGGCAAACGTGGCCGAAAATTGCATTGGTGTTATTACCTGGATGCACACCTTCTCCCCTGCCAAAATGTGGATACGGGGTTTAAGCATCTTGAAAAAGCCGCTATTACACCTGCATACTCAGTATAACCGTGATATTCCGTGGAGCTCTATCGACATGGATTTTATGAACCTGAACCAAAGCGCCCATGGCGACCGTGAATTTGGTTTTATGGTATCGCGGATGCGCATTAACCGCAAAGTAGTTGTTGGGCACTGGCAGGATCCTGAAGTTTTAGCCCAGATAGATGCATGGACACGTGCCGCGGCTGGCTGGTACGACTGGCAGGGCGCCAAATTTGTACGCTTTGGCGACAACATGCGTTTTGTTGCCGTTACTGATGGAGACAAGGTGGAGGCCGAGCTAAAATTTGGCTTCTCCGTAAATACTTATGGCATTGGCGACCTGGTAGCGGTAATTAATTCAATAAGCGATACGGATATCAATACATTAACAGAAGAATATGAAGCTACATACACGATGGATGCTTCGCTTAAAAAAGGTGGCGATAAATATTCCTCTATTTATGAGGCCGCAAGGATAGAATTAGGATTGCGGAAGTTCTTAGTCGACGGTGGCTTTAAAGGTTTTTCAGACACCTTTGAAGACCTGCATGGTATGGTACAATTACCAGGAATTGCCGCCCAACGACTGATGGCCGATGGTTATGGTTTTGCCGGTGAGGGCGACTGGAAAACCGCTGCCCTGGTACGAGCTTTTAAAGTAATGGGAGCCGGATTAAAGGGCGGCAACGCTTTTATGGAAGATTACACTTATCATTTCGATCCGAATAACGCGCTGGTACTGGGCTCGCACATGCTGGAGGTAGATGCCTCTTTGGCCAATGGCAAAGTAACGCTAGAAGTTCATCCCTTAGGTATTGGCGGCAAAGCCGATCCGGCAAGGCTGGTATTTAATGTAGCAGGCGGCCCTGCGCTTAATGCGGCGCTGGTTGATATGGGTAACCGTTTTCGCTTGCTGATTAATGAGGTGGAAGCAGTTGAGCCCGTGAATGATCTGCCAAAGCTCCCTGTTGCCCGTGTGTTATGGAAACCATATCCAGATATGAGAACCGGGTGCGCTGCCTGGATATACGCCGGCGGGGCACACCATACCGCTTACAGCCAGAATTTAACTGCTGAACATCTCCAGGATTTTGCCGACATGGCGGGTATTGAATTTTTACGTATCGGAAAAGATACCCGCATAGACCAGTTTCGGAATGAGATCAGGTGGAACGAGGTAGCTTATAAATAG
- a CDS encoding glycoside hydrolase family 27 protein — translation MKLSYLLLFATGILLNVKISAQTKIAATPPMGWNSYNCFGSAVHEDEVKANTDYMAKYLKPYGWQYIVVDFLWSYDNPPGSNIGNPFQKRLEDGSYIPWLTMDKWGRLTPQPNKFPSAFGGNGFKPLADYVHAQGLKFGIHVMRGIPRQAVWAKSPIKGTNGITADMVADTNSKCPWMNHMYGLDMKKPGAQEYLNSLLELYASWGVDFIKVDDLSRPYSAAEVEGYKKAIDQCGRPVVLSLSPGETPLNQATHATQYANMWRMADDFWDNWKEVLHMFDYAKNWEGVGGPGHWPDCDMIQIGKLSKRGPVGVERYSRFTEDELYTHMTFWSIYRSPLMLGGNLPENRELELKLFTNAEVLAANQNGENPRQLYKKDGAMVWYSHVQNSKDLYVALFNIGDDAKSVAVDFTSLGLKGKVTVRDLWKKQTIGQYKTNYQQNINAHGAALLRLSSDIK, via the coding sequence ATGAAATTATCCTATTTACTCCTATTTGCCACGGGCATTCTGCTCAACGTTAAAATCTCGGCACAAACAAAAATAGCTGCTACACCACCCATGGGCTGGAATAGTTATAACTGTTTTGGCTCGGCCGTTCACGAGGATGAAGTTAAAGCCAATACCGATTATATGGCCAAATACTTAAAACCATATGGCTGGCAATATATCGTGGTCGATTTTTTATGGTCATATGATAATCCTCCGGGCAGCAATATCGGCAACCCTTTTCAAAAACGGTTAGAAGATGGGTCATACATCCCCTGGCTAACCATGGATAAATGGGGACGATTAACGCCACAGCCCAACAAATTCCCATCGGCGTTTGGCGGTAACGGTTTTAAACCACTTGCCGATTATGTGCATGCTCAGGGCTTAAAATTCGGCATCCATGTAATGCGCGGTATCCCGCGACAAGCCGTATGGGCAAAGTCGCCGATAAAAGGCACCAACGGCATTACTGCCGATATGGTTGCAGACACCAATTCCAAATGCCCATGGATGAACCATATGTATGGGCTCGACATGAAAAAGCCAGGCGCGCAGGAATACCTGAACTCCTTATTAGAGCTATATGCCTCATGGGGCGTTGATTTTATTAAGGTTGATGACCTTTCCCGCCCTTACAGCGCAGCCGAAGTGGAAGGTTATAAAAAAGCGATCGATCAATGCGGCAGACCTGTAGTTTTAAGTCTGTCACCGGGCGAAACACCACTTAACCAAGCCACGCATGCTACCCAATATGCTAACATGTGGCGCATGGCCGATGACTTTTGGGATAACTGGAAAGAAGTGCTGCACATGTTTGATTATGCCAAAAACTGGGAAGGCGTTGGCGGCCCCGGTCATTGGCCCGATTGCGATATGATACAGATAGGCAAGCTATCAAAACGCGGTCCGGTTGGTGTTGAGCGATACAGCCGTTTTACCGAAGATGAGTTGTATACCCACATGACCTTCTGGAGCATATACCGTTCGCCCTTGATGCTGGGTGGTAACTTACCCGAAAACCGCGAACTGGAATTGAAGCTATTTACCAATGCTGAGGTACTCGCCGCTAATCAAAATGGCGAAAACCCACGCCAACTATACAAAAAAGACGGCGCTATGGTTTGGTATTCGCATGTACAAAATAGCAAAGACCTGTATGTAGCCTTATTTAACATTGGGGATGATGCTAAATCAGTCGCAGTAGATTTCACATCTCTAGGCCTCAAAGGCAAAGTAACCGTCCGCGATCTCTGGAAAAAACAAACCATCGGCCAATACAAAACAAACTACCAGCAAAATATCAATGCACATGGTGCGGCCCTGCTCAGATTATCATCTGATATCAAATAA
- a CDS encoding L-ribulose-5-phosphate 4-epimerase — translation MSRYQHIKQTAYEANMQLPKLGLVLFTFGNVSAADRDLGVFAIKPSGVPYDELTPEKMVIVDFDGNTIEGSLRPSSDTKTHAVLYKYWAGISGIVHTHSTYATAWAQAQRCIPIFGTTHADHLTTDIPCAPPMEDNRIAGDYEYQTGFQIIDYFKENGLDYKEIEMVLVGNHAPFTWGKTAEKAVYNSAVLEAVAHMAHLTEQIDNYAPRLKDSLIKKHYERKHGPDSYYGQ, via the coding sequence ATGAGCAGGTATCAACATATCAAACAAACGGCTTATGAGGCAAACATGCAATTACCTAAATTGGGACTGGTACTGTTCACTTTTGGCAATGTAAGCGCTGCCGACAGGGACCTGGGTGTTTTTGCCATCAAACCCAGCGGTGTCCCTTATGATGAACTTACACCTGAAAAAATGGTGATCGTTGATTTTGATGGCAATACGATAGAAGGCAGTCTGCGCCCATCATCAGACACTAAAACACACGCTGTTTTGTATAAATATTGGGCAGGCATTAGTGGCATTGTACACACCCATTCCACTTATGCCACGGCCTGGGCACAGGCACAGCGATGTATTCCCATTTTCGGTACAACTCATGCCGATCATCTAACTACCGACATTCCCTGCGCACCGCCCATGGAAGACAATAGGATAGCCGGAGATTATGAATATCAAACGGGTTTCCAGATCATAGATTATTTTAAAGAGAACGGGCTTGATTATAAAGAGATTGAGATGGTATTGGTAGGCAATCATGCCCCTTTTACCTGGGGAAAGACTGCCGAAAAAGCGGTTTATAACAGCGCAGTTTTGGAGGCCGTTGCGCACATGGCCCATTTAACAGAACAAATAGATAATTATGCTCCCCGTTTAAAAGATTCGCTCATCAAAAAACATTATGAGCGCAAACACGGGCCCGATTCTTATTACGGTCAATAA
- a CDS encoding ribulokinase, protein MNKNQWVIGVDYGSDSVRSVIVNAANGQEVASSVYEYPRWRDGLFCEPSINQFRQHPQDYIDGLEATIKDCIAKAGGTGIVDSIKGISVDTTGSTPVAVDAYGTPLALTPGFENNPNAMFVLWKDHTSVKEAAEINAHAALFDINYLQYVGGIYSSEWFWAKLLHVLRTDVSVRNAAASWVEHCDWIPFLLTGGTDVKAIKRGRCSAGHKALWAEEFDGLPPDDFFSSLDPLLKGFTDKLYKDTYTADQAAGTLSAEWAERLGLSTTVVVGTGAFDAHMGAVGGQIEPYYLSKVMGTSTCDILVAPTANMQGKLVHGICGQVNGSVIPDMVGLEAGQSAFGDTYAWFKNMISWPINHLLSKSKIIDEATVKALKAELSDLIIPELSKQAALIPVDTPNELAVDWFNGRRTPDANQELKGAIIGLSLGSDAPRVFRALAEATCFGAKSIVDRFISEGILVKGIIGIGGVAKKSPFVMQMMADVLDMPIRIHQFKHTCALGAAMFAAVVAGIYPTVEEAMTAMGGGFDEEYYPNTDLKDIYSSRYGQYKHLGEFVAWQIAKTAEAELQNN, encoded by the coding sequence ATGAATAAAAATCAATGGGTGATTGGGGTGGACTATGGATCTGATTCTGTACGCTCCGTTATTGTAAATGCTGCAAATGGCCAGGAAGTAGCATCGTCTGTATATGAATACCCCCGCTGGCGTGATGGCCTGTTTTGCGAACCGTCCATAAACCAGTTCAGGCAGCATCCGCAGGATTATATAGATGGCCTGGAAGCAACAATAAAAGATTGTATTGCGAAGGCAGGCGGTACCGGCATTGTTGATTCTATCAAAGGCATATCCGTTGATACCACAGGCTCCACTCCCGTTGCGGTTGACGCTTACGGTACCCCTCTGGCTTTAACCCCCGGTTTTGAAAATAACCCGAACGCCATGTTTGTGTTATGGAAAGATCACACCAGTGTTAAAGAAGCAGCCGAAATCAATGCCCATGCCGCTTTATTTGATATCAATTATCTCCAATATGTGGGTGGCATCTATTCATCCGAGTGGTTTTGGGCTAAGTTATTGCATGTTTTGAGGACTGACGTTTCTGTAAGAAATGCAGCCGCTTCCTGGGTGGAGCATTGCGACTGGATACCTTTTTTACTTACAGGCGGTACTGATGTTAAAGCCATTAAACGTGGGCGCTGCTCCGCCGGGCATAAAGCCCTGTGGGCCGAAGAATTTGATGGCCTGCCTCCCGATGATTTCTTTTCGTCGCTTGACCCATTATTAAAAGGATTTACCGACAAACTTTATAAAGATACCTACACCGCCGACCAGGCAGCCGGCACACTAAGCGCCGAATGGGCAGAACGTTTGGGTCTGTCAACAACAGTTGTAGTGGGTACTGGTGCTTTTGACGCGCACATGGGGGCCGTGGGCGGGCAAATTGAACCTTATTATTTGAGCAAGGTAATGGGTACATCTACCTGTGACATTTTGGTTGCCCCAACGGCTAACATGCAAGGTAAACTGGTACACGGTATATGCGGACAGGTAAATGGCTCGGTTATCCCCGACATGGTGGGTTTAGAAGCCGGGCAATCGGCCTTTGGCGATACTTATGCCTGGTTTAAAAACATGATTTCATGGCCCATTAATCATTTACTGTCCAAATCAAAAATAATTGACGAGGCCACAGTCAAAGCGTTGAAAGCTGAGCTGAGCGATCTGATTATTCCTGAACTGAGCAAACAGGCTGCATTGATTCCAGTTGATACACCCAATGAATTGGCTGTCGATTGGTTTAATGGCCGGCGTACACCAGATGCCAACCAGGAACTGAAGGGAGCCATAATCGGATTGAGTTTAGGCAGCGATGCGCCCCGGGTTTTCCGTGCCCTGGCAGAAGCAACCTGTTTTGGAGCAAAAAGCATTGTGGACAGGTTTATTAGCGAAGGCATACTAGTTAAGGGGATCATCGGTATTGGCGGTGTGGCCAAAAAATCACCTTTTGTGATGCAAATGATGGCCGATGTGCTGGACATGCCTATCCGTATCCATCAGTTTAAACACACCTGCGCCCTGGGTGCAGCCATGTTTGCCGCCGTGGTAGCCGGTATATATCCAACCGTTGAAGAAGCCATGACCGCTATGGGTGGCGGCTTTGATGAAGAATATTATCCTAACACTGATCTTAAGGATATTTACAGTAGCCGGTATGGGCAATATAAACATCTCGGGGAGTTTGTAGCCTGGCAAATAGCTAAAACCGCAGAAGCCGAACTTCAAAACAATTAA
- a CDS encoding ketopantoate reductase family protein, whose protein sequence is MKNHINNVYIVGLGAMGGMYAAKLQDITPGLVKIIASPERIKNYQNADIRINGSSYKFNYVEPGDRSQPPADLIIVAVKAPQLAAAINDLSTFVDEDTIVISLLNGISSEEQIGETIGMKHLLFAYGVGMDAVREGSTITYSNPGRIVFGEKDNSTLSQRVQAVKELFEKAGIPHHIPADMYKALWFKFMMNTGINQASAVLKATYSQFQQNKEARKLMLMAAEEVIALSHQMGIFLGQDDMDEFTRIVDGLGPEGKTSMLQDIEAGRKSEVDLFAGKVIELGHKYQVPTPVNETLYTIIRALETSRGVM, encoded by the coding sequence GTGAAGAATCATATCAATAATGTTTATATCGTAGGTCTGGGTGCAATGGGCGGTATGTATGCAGCCAAATTACAGGATATAACCCCCGGTCTGGTCAAGATCATCGCTTCTCCTGAGCGTATCAAAAACTATCAAAACGCAGATATCAGGATTAACGGAAGCTCTTATAAATTCAATTATGTTGAACCCGGCGACCGTTCTCAGCCTCCTGCCGATCTTATCATTGTTGCGGTAAAGGCCCCACAACTCGCTGCCGCCATAAACGATTTGAGCACATTTGTGGATGAGGACACCATTGTTATTTCGTTACTCAATGGCATATCCAGCGAAGAACAGATAGGCGAAACAATCGGGATGAAGCATTTACTTTTTGCCTATGGCGTGGGGATGGATGCCGTTCGCGAAGGTAGTACGATCACCTACTCCAATCCTGGCCGGATAGTTTTTGGCGAAAAGGATAATAGTACGCTTTCCCAAAGGGTACAGGCTGTAAAAGAATTATTTGAAAAGGCTGGTATCCCCCATCATATCCCTGCTGATATGTACAAGGCACTCTGGTTTAAGTTTATGATGAACACCGGCATTAACCAGGCATCAGCCGTACTGAAGGCAACATACAGTCAATTTCAGCAAAATAAGGAAGCCCGTAAACTCATGCTGATGGCCGCCGAAGAAGTAATAGCGCTGTCGCATCAAATGGGTATTTTCCTGGGTCAGGACGATATGGATGAATTTACACGCATAGTTGACGGACTTGGCCCCGAAGGAAAAACTTCCATGTTACAGGACATCGAAGCCGGGCGTAAAAGCGAAGTAGACCTCTTTGCCGGAAAGGTGATAGAACTTGGCCACAAATACCAGGTACCCACCCCTGTTAACGAAACGTTATATACCATTATCCGGGCATTGGAAACCAGCCGGGGTGTTATGTAG